The Primulina huaijiensis isolate GDHJ02 chromosome 18, ASM1229523v2, whole genome shotgun sequence DNA window gtcaaaaaatcagctatgttatcttttgtatggatcttctgcatatccacgttTCCTTCTTATACTACTTCTCgaacaaagtgaaattgaactCTAATGTGTTTAGTCCTAGAATGAAAGActggattccttgcaatgtgcaaAGCACTTTggctgtcacaaaacaaagaaacattctCTTGTTTTGCCTGTTATCTTCCAATaatcttttaatccatatttcttccttgcaagcttgagtagttGTCATGTATTATGCATCCCTTGTAGCTAATGCCACAACTCTTTGCAGTCCTCAACacagctcttgttctgtccaacaaaaTCATGTTTATCCGCTCCgtcactccattttgttgaggtgtgtaagccatCGTAAACtatcttttgatgccctcatgttgaaaAAATGCATCAAATCGCCACTGGTATATTCttctccattgtcagtcctcagacacttggttttcttttcagaatcaagttcaacccgtgctttgaaatctttgaagacttggaaaacacttgattttttcttgattggatacactcaatatctcctagagaaatcatcaatgagcgagacaaagtatcttgttcctcctagggatactactgatgcttgccaaacatccgaatgaatcagctccagtATGCTTTTGCTTCTGGCAGTAGAAATGCCAAattttaatctgtgttgtttattgGTAACATAATGTTCACAAAAgagtagtgacacttttgtaagtcacAGCAGCAGTTTTTTTTcggagagaattttcaaccttcgttctgacatatgccggagttttctatgccataacactgttaattcttctcttgaaccaattgatgcaatAGCTAGTTCCGTCTCTTTGTGTATTTCTctcaaaagtacatacagatttgcaacAACTTTTTCCGCTTTCATAACCTCAAGTGTACCCTTCACAATTTGCATGATCTCATCTTTGGCTCACATTGGAGTCCCAGTTCATAAATCTTACTCTTATTATCGGTAAAGCCTCTCCTGCTTCgaagttaccaacctatcttctttaTTATTGCGCCAACTTTCTTCTCCGAAAAccgcatttaagacatcatcgaattTAGAAATcacataagaatattgttggttatgttgatgataagttgatcatatgtatctggtagactttgaaataGAAGCTTCGCACGTCCATTTTCCTCTATTTTATGTCCCATAGAAGTGGGTTGAgtaaatagagtatttagtgtgttgatatggtcgatCATCAAggaggattccgccatccgaagagtataaagccttctctttataaaaaatttgttgtgTTGCGACTTGACCTcatacatctttgtcagagtatcctaGACAACTTTTGCTATTTTTATCTCAGATATACTTGACAGTACTACGTCTGCTATGACCaagtgtaaattgacaacaacattatcattcatctcattccacttttcaTCGTCCGTAatttccaccggtctatctccaatagccacCAAACAATTATCCTTTCTCAAAACtgtttgtatctttattttccacagcataaaattgatttaattgaacTTTGTTATCTTGTACATGTCCGCCATAGTATACTGTACAAAATAATCATGtcttaataaaaaatctcaaaaaaaaaacttttctgATGTGTAAGATCAGTCTatgctgcaaccacagagcatactcagaattttaaaatattttaaaccaaggctttgataccacttgttggtcccacgtacagtaatttgagataataaatatgaaaataaagaataaattggacaccgagatttaagtgaaaaacccctaaaaattattatggtaaaAACCGTGGGCAAGATGAAAtgaatttcactataatatttttatggtgtacaaccactcactgtgttttcaaagaaaacacacactctctttatacaggagaacaaacacctcacaaatattatagaactaagcactcaaatactatgatatgagatgagagaaaactcgaagaagtgATGATTTCAGAACGagggaattgagctctattatAGATTTCTCCGTTCGTGTGAAAACACGTATAAAACGCGTCGTCTGAAAAATCATCgtcaaatttgataaataattcaTTTAATGCATTTCATGAAAAACATGTTTCTTTGCCACCTCATTAAATGCACATTTGCCGACAAAAGAACACTAATATTTCTCAATTTCATTGGAACATTGACCTCAAATTTTATATCCTATGCTGTAGCATAACCGCTGAACAGCTCAACAAAATTCTAGAAACAGGAAAACATAAAAGAATCTTAAAGTTACTGAATCGATCGTAAAAAATTCAGTTACTGATTTGGATCAGATTTAGTCGATTcattaaataactaaaaaaaattaagctaGCAAACTCCTATTAATGAATAAAACATattatgttttgttttgttttttttaccgGTATATTAAGAGGAGAAGATGGATATGTGAGAGTGCATCATTTTGATCCAGATTTACTTCAACATCAAGATTTAGACACAAGAATCAAGTATTGTGTTGGAAATGAATTGTCTTTATATTGATTTTAGATGTTGCtaggggtggggtggggtggggtggggtggggtggggttaTTACATCAACGTGCATGCTTAAAAGTTACATTCAACATGCATGAGTTATTGAATCTAGTTGAGATGATCTGGAATTCTGTCTCCCTTTATTTTTCATAGGAGCTATCCAAATATTTAAACAGggataaaattttctttaaataaaaaataaaaatatgattttaattaaaaataattaatttctttacCCTAAAATTAGTCAGTTGTGGGCTGTGGGCCTGCGGCCGCGGTGACTACTTCTATTAAGGGTTTTAGAGCACTGTTGCTTCTTTCATTTTCACAAATGGCGCCCAAGGTTTCCAAGGCGGACAAGAAGATCGCGTACGACCAGAAACTCTGCAATCTCCTCGACGATTACTCGCAGGTTTTGATCGCGGCGGCCGACAATGTCGGGTCGAATCAGCTGCAGAACATCAGAAGGGGTTTACGTGGTGATTCCGTGGTGCTCATGGGCAAGAACACTATGATGAAGAGGAGCATCAGGATTCATGCGGAAAAGACTGGAAACAATGCCATTCTTAACCTCATTCCCCTCCTTGTTGTGAGTGTGAACTGAACCTTCTTTTTGATTTTCTGTTCGTTGTAGGTAAATATGTgggatgattttattttttcggAGACCCGTGTTGTGGGATGTTGAAATTTTTCGTTATACATCGCGTTCAATTGTGTGAGACTTCTTACCCGGACAGGGAAATGTTGGATTGGTGTTCACTAAGGGTGACTTGAAGGAAGTCAGTGAGGAAGTCGCCAAGTACAAGGTAAATTGATATTCTTGTTATGTACAGTTATACACTGTCCCGATCAGTGTATTTTTTTGTTGATCTGTTTCTGTGCCACACATTACGTGTCTTGCATGTATATTTCTTCCTTTCCAAGAGCAAAGTGTTACTGTTTTCTCTATCTTTTTTACTTTGTATTAGTTGTTGTTTGGTATGTATCAAGCTTGGAGATTCATGATGTTTAAGTTCAACATTTCTATGCTGTCCATGAACTGATGTAAACAATTTTTTAGTTTACATTTGTTGGTCGGGTAATTAGGCCTACTAGTTTGTGGAATGCAATATTTCTCCTCCCTATGGGATTGCTAGCAAGGCATCTTAGGAAATTTTCTATCTTGATTATTTCAGCGATGTGATAACCATGCTATCAGTGTAGCTCGAAAAGCACCTTTTGGTGAAACCCTTTATGGTCATTTCTGGGTTACGATGTTTTCTTAATCTCTTTATTCAACTCTTTAACGCATCAGCTATGCCAACGAGTGAACTTATTGATATTGTGGAAACACTTGATTGGGATAAAATCACTTCATGTATGATGCTTCGAGATGTATTTGCAGACTTTAGTTGTGCGTTCAAGAATGCTATGTCGATAACTTGCCCGCTTTTCACTTCTTTTCatatctttaaatttaaattgccGTGCCTGCTTGATTCTTAACAGGTTGGAGCACCAGCTCGTGTTGGTTTGGTGGCTCCTATAGATGTCGTCGTCCCACCTGGTAACACTGGTCTTGATCCCTCACAAACTTCCTTCTTCCAGGTCTCTTTTTATTCACTTTTTATGTTATATCAGTTTATGTTAAGTAAGACAGTATCTAAAGATGTTTCTGTATAGGTCCTCAACATTCCAACCAAGATTAACAAAGGTACTGTTGAAATTATCACTCCCGTGGAACTTATCAAGAAGGGTGATAAAGTGGGTTCCTCTGAAGCGGCATTGCTTGCAAAACTTGGAATTAGGCCATTCTCATATGGTCTCATTATCACGACTGTGTATGATAATGGATCTGTGTTCAGCCCGGAGGTGCTTGATTTGACAGAAGATGATCTCATCGAGAAGTTTGCAATGGGTGTTTCCATGATAACTTCCTTGTCCCTTGCGATCTCATACCCGACCCTCGCTGCTGCACCACACATGTTCATCAACGCCTACAAGAATGTTTTGGCCATCGCTGTTGAAACTGATTACTCCTTCCCTCAGGCTGATAAAGTTAAAGAATATCTCGCAGTAAGGCTTGATATTTTGGTTTTTAGTCAGTGTCCATGTATTTGATATGTTCTAATGTGGTCTTATCATAATTATGTAGGATCCAAGCAAGTTTGTTGTTGCAGCTGCTCCGGTAGCTGCGTCTAATGCTGGTGCTGCTTCCGCTCCATCTACCAAAGAAGAGGAGAAGAAAGAAGAGCCCGATGAGGAGTCAGATGGCGACTTGGGCTTTAGTCTGTTTGACTGAGTTCTATGTCTGTTACAATCTGGATCCCTCTTTTTTTGTTTGTGAAAGTTTTATTGAGTttggttcaaattttttgatgttCAGCCTCCTGCTACTACCTTGTTAGTTTTCTAGTCTCATATGTCACAAAAGTACATATTTACCAAATGCTATCATGCTTTAGTTTTTATTTGTTTGCAAAGTTGAAGGTCCATTtctttttgggaaaaaattccGTTCTCACTACCCTTTGCAGTTATTTTATTGtttgttaaaaaatatagaaaaataacttttcatcatgcatttatttatttatttaatttgattccCAAGCAAATTCTATTTTTGAACTTCCCAAACAATGTTCAGttatgatataatattttctGCGTTTGGTACACGACAGACTTCCTatatttctttcaaatattcttcattcgtttataattttaatgtttCTCACAATATTCAGATCAACATTATTCCGACAATCTACCCTTTCCGTTGATGTATGTTCTATAAATGCCAGAGTACTCACTAATGCTTCTCAAATTACAAAgacaaatctcctttaattgcTAGAAGTAAATTAAAGCTTTTTGAGTGAAAGAAAGCTCACTCTTACCCCTGCTGGATCTGCTGTTGAAGGGTTAACAACCTGACAAGTCCGCAAAGGAGATCACCTTTTCCTCAGCGAAACTTTCAAGTGAAAGAAAGCTTGAATTGTGGAGGGTTATCTTGAT harbors:
- the LOC140963756 gene encoding large ribosomal subunit protein uL10-like, with the protein product MAPKVSKADKKIAYDQKLCNLLDDYSQVLIAAADNVGSNQLQNIRRGLRGDSVVLMGKNTMMKRSIRIHAEKTGNNAILNLIPLLVGNVGLVFTKGDLKEVSEEVAKYKVGAPARVGLVAPIDVVVPPGNTGLDPSQTSFFQVLNIPTKINKGTVEIITPVELIKKGDKVGSSEAALLAKLGIRPFSYGLIITTVYDNGSVFSPEVLDLTEDDLIEKFAMGVSMITSLSLAISYPTLAAAPHMFINAYKNVLAIAVETDYSFPQADKVKEYLADPSKFVVAAAPVAASNAGAASAPSTKEEEKKEEPDEESDGDLGFSLFD